The following proteins are encoded in a genomic region of Dyadobacter sp. UC 10:
- a CDS encoding HlyD family efflux transporter periplasmic adaptor subunit yields MAELVEYHQPNEEIQEIIGQVPNTVVRWGITFSLILLLTVIGVSRYLYLPVSIKATATLNAKEQYFRVVWMKTDPAVDYVLKVSENDLVHKNDTLLTEINSQTGKKKYYTSPTGGKVAIFKGTEQMPRASVLMVVPEFSDYIVELKVPVSGAGQLRVGQKVILRLDEFPESKYGFLIGEVATTTLIPIDKFYRIKVNLTNGMTTNINQRIPLQASISGTAEIITENTTVFNKIFKYLT; encoded by the coding sequence ATGGCCGAACTAGTGGAATATCATCAACCTAATGAAGAAATCCAGGAAATTATAGGTCAGGTCCCCAACACAGTTGTCCGCTGGGGGATCACATTTTCCCTGATCCTGTTGCTGACTGTAATAGGTGTCTCGCGTTACCTGTACCTGCCTGTTTCAATTAAGGCAACGGCGACATTGAATGCCAAGGAACAGTATTTCAGAGTGGTCTGGATGAAGACCGACCCGGCTGTGGACTATGTGTTAAAAGTTTCGGAAAACGACCTCGTTCATAAGAATGATACGCTTTTGACTGAGATCAACTCTCAGACTGGAAAGAAAAAATATTACACGTCTCCCACGGGCGGAAAGGTTGCCATTTTTAAGGGTACCGAACAAATGCCCCGGGCCTCAGTCCTGATGGTAGTACCCGAATTCTCGGATTATATAGTGGAGTTGAAAGTACCCGTGAGCGGGGCCGGACAATTGCGGGTGGGGCAAAAGGTAATTTTACGGCTTGACGAATTCCCGGAAAGCAAGTATGGTTTTTTGATTGGAGAGGTGGCAACCACCACATTAATTCCCATTGACAAGTTTTACAGGATCAAAGTAAACTTGACCAACGGGATGACGACCAATATCAATCAGCGTATCCCGCTGCAAGCCAGTATCAGTGGTACAGCTGAGATTATTACCGAAAATACGACTGTCTTCAACAAGATCTTCAAATATCTGACCTAG
- a CDS encoding peptidase domain-containing ABC transporter — MAGNKYKFFAQLDFMDCGPTCLKMVTAYFGKDYSIDFLRSNAFVSRSGVSLANLSLAAEKIGFKTLMVRINCTKLSNEAPYPCILHWNQEHYVVLYDVKRQFSFTKRKFEDRYIVADPGHGLVSLDKEVFLRCWAGSSAQEVGVALLLEPTPEFHQTEIEGDQKPSAGFGFLFQYLAPYRKYLFQVCLGMLFGSLVSLIFPFLTQSLVDYGIHQHNMSLIHLILIAQLMLFLGGIGVDMIRNWILLHVNTRISLSIISHFLIKLMKLPISFFESKNIGDITQRISDHHRIETFLTSTTINTMFSVLNIIIFSVVLGIYSAQLLLVFVVGSILSFAWVFLFLKQRRDLDYKRFQSMRENQSGIFELITGMQEIKLNNCERARRWEWERIQAKLFKVNVKSLSLEQYQEIGSSFFTQLKNIMVTYISATQVINNEISLGVMLSISYIIGQLNGPLSQVIEFIKSIQDSKMSLDRLSEIHNKPDEELNEEYVFGKRSAISTYDDKDLKDAVSDIRFNSLLTGFDEGITIRNLSFRYGSPHVPLVLKNINLHIPKGKVTAIVGSSGSGKSTLLKLLLKFYPAQEGEILVDGIEMSDMQASTWRSMCGVVMQDGFIFSDTLAKNIAVDGQRVNESRLLNAVVTANIQDYVRKLPLGFSTKIGSAGSGLSGGQRQRLFIARSVYKDPSYIFFDEATSALDANNEKIIMQNLEHFFKGRTVVVIAHRLSTVKNADQIIVLDSGEVKEIGNHKQLCEEKGYYYELVKNQLELDAA, encoded by the coding sequence ATGGCTGGAAATAAATACAAATTCTTTGCGCAGCTGGATTTTATGGACTGCGGCCCTACCTGCCTGAAAATGGTTACGGCTTATTTCGGCAAGGACTATTCCATAGATTTTTTGAGATCCAACGCATTCGTGTCCAGGTCGGGCGTGAGCCTGGCGAACCTGAGCCTCGCTGCCGAGAAAATCGGGTTTAAAACCTTGATGGTCAGGATCAATTGCACCAAATTGAGCAACGAGGCTCCTTACCCGTGTATTTTACACTGGAACCAGGAGCATTACGTGGTTTTATACGATGTGAAACGACAATTTTCTTTCACCAAAAGGAAATTCGAAGATCGGTACATTGTGGCGGATCCGGGACATGGCCTGGTATCGCTGGATAAAGAGGTTTTTCTGCGTTGTTGGGCAGGCAGTAGTGCGCAGGAGGTCGGGGTTGCGCTGTTACTGGAGCCTACCCCGGAGTTTCATCAGACAGAAATAGAGGGAGATCAGAAACCAAGTGCAGGTTTCGGTTTCCTGTTTCAATATCTGGCACCCTACCGCAAATACTTGTTTCAGGTTTGCCTTGGCATGTTGTTTGGCAGTTTGGTCAGTCTCATTTTCCCTTTTCTCACTCAGTCACTGGTAGACTACGGGATACATCAGCACAACATGAGCCTGATCCATCTGATCCTCATCGCGCAGCTCATGCTTTTTTTGGGTGGGATTGGTGTGGATATGATCCGCAACTGGATTTTGTTGCATGTCAACACGAGGATCAGTCTGAGTATCATCTCTCATTTCCTGATCAAACTGATGAAACTGCCCATCAGCTTTTTTGAAAGTAAGAATATAGGCGATATCACCCAGCGCATCAGCGACCATCACCGGATTGAAACTTTCCTGACCAGTACGACGATCAATACGATGTTCTCGGTACTGAATATTATCATTTTCTCCGTCGTGCTAGGCATTTACAGTGCGCAGTTATTACTGGTATTTGTTGTCGGCAGCATATTATCGTTTGCCTGGGTTTTCCTGTTTCTGAAACAAAGGAGGGACCTGGATTACAAGCGTTTTCAAAGCATGAGGGAAAATCAGAGCGGCATTTTCGAGCTGATTACGGGCATGCAGGAAATCAAGCTTAATAATTGCGAACGTGCCCGCAGGTGGGAATGGGAGCGCATCCAGGCCAAATTGTTCAAAGTGAATGTAAAAAGCCTCAGCCTGGAACAATACCAGGAGATCGGATCCTCATTTTTTACACAGTTGAAAAACATTATGGTGACGTACATTTCGGCAACCCAGGTGATCAACAATGAAATATCGCTGGGGGTGATGCTGAGTATTTCCTACATCATCGGCCAGCTGAACGGGCCGCTGAGCCAGGTCATAGAGTTTATTAAAAGCATTCAGGATTCTAAAATGAGCCTGGACCGATTGAGTGAAATACATAACAAACCTGACGAAGAGTTGAATGAAGAGTATGTGTTCGGGAAAAGAAGCGCCATTTCCACTTACGATGATAAGGATTTAAAAGACGCGGTGAGCGACATCCGCTTTAACAGCCTGCTCACCGGGTTTGACGAGGGGATTACGATCCGTAACCTGTCTTTCCGGTACGGCAGCCCGCATGTTCCCCTTGTTTTGAAGAATATCAACCTGCATATCCCAAAAGGAAAGGTGACCGCCATCGTGGGGTCGAGCGGAAGCGGTAAATCGACATTGCTGAAACTATTGTTAAAGTTTTATCCTGCTCAGGAAGGAGAAATTCTCGTCGACGGCATCGAAATGAGCGATATGCAGGCAAGTACGTGGCGCAGCATGTGTGGTGTCGTAATGCAGGACGGATTTATATTCTCGGATACACTGGCTAAAAACATAGCGGTAGACGGTCAGCGTGTGAATGAAAGCAGGCTTTTAAATGCAGTCGTGACAGCCAATATCCAGGATTATGTAAGAAAGCTGCCACTTGGGTTTTCTACCAAGATCGGAAGCGCGGGATCGGGACTAAGCGGTGGTCAACGGCAGCGGCTTTTCATTGCACGATCGGTTTACAAAGATCCCAGCTATATTTTCTTCGATGAGGCAACCAGCGCACTGGACGCCAATAACGAAAAGATTATCATGCAAAATCTTGAACATTTCTTTAAAGGAAGAACAGTCGTCGTGATCGCGCACCGGCTTAGTACGGTGAAGAATGCGGACCAGATCATCGTTCTGGATAGTGGTGAAGTAAAAGAGATCGGGAACCACAAACAGCTGTGCGAAGAAAAAGGATATTATTATGAACTGGTCAAAAACCAGCTTGAACTGGATGCAGCATAA
- a CDS encoding sensor histidine kinase yields MNSINQDKSFVYSLFFPRSTRLRVFYHISFWILFILLHNAYAIPTLASKAGDPKVNLAGFLYFFKIIPEYYLCAGLYNFLSRHFKGLFLGLILLVTIIVVKHFFSLALFLWVDNSLGLENMPVRFQLAASLYLAPFDPRNINSWLVFLYDISEIELLLLPAAFKVAKYAVKENTLRQKLQNESLSMELRVLKTQINPHFVFNVMNAAYAKILPISEEAGEYLQKASEIMRFALYETNDEFIKLEKEISYLTQYVELESIRSNKRCKITFRQEGHISEKHEIPTLLLITLVENAFKHGVHATRHNSHVDIRISVDSDSLEFEIINSIPNQPAMRNRRSEKAGGIGLANLEKRMNIYYPGQHQLIKTEQGGEFKVLIRLPLNS; encoded by the coding sequence ATGAACAGTATTAATCAGGATAAGTCATTTGTTTATAGCCTATTTTTCCCTCGTTCGACCAGGCTGAGGGTTTTTTACCATATCAGCTTTTGGATTCTGTTTATTTTGCTGCACAACGCTTACGCTATTCCTACATTGGCGTCGAAAGCCGGCGATCCGAAAGTTAACTTGGCCGGGTTTCTATATTTCTTCAAGATCATTCCCGAATACTACTTATGCGCGGGGCTTTATAATTTTCTGAGTAGGCATTTCAAAGGGTTATTTCTTGGATTAATATTATTGGTCACAATTATTGTGGTCAAGCACTTCTTTTCACTTGCTCTTTTTTTGTGGGTAGATAATTCACTGGGTTTGGAAAACATGCCTGTCAGATTTCAGTTGGCAGCAAGCTTATATCTGGCTCCCTTCGATCCGCGAAATATTAATTCCTGGCTTGTATTTCTCTATGACATATCCGAAATAGAGTTGCTGTTATTGCCTGCTGCATTTAAGGTTGCCAAATATGCCGTGAAAGAGAATACTTTACGGCAGAAGCTTCAGAATGAATCGTTGAGTATGGAGTTAAGGGTTCTGAAGACCCAGATCAATCCCCATTTTGTTTTCAACGTCATGAATGCTGCCTATGCAAAAATCCTTCCCATTTCGGAGGAAGCAGGGGAGTATTTGCAAAAAGCGTCCGAGATTATGCGTTTTGCATTGTATGAAACCAACGACGAGTTTATCAAACTTGAAAAGGAGATTTCCTATCTGACCCAATATGTTGAATTGGAGTCCATCCGGAGTAACAAACGGTGTAAGATCACCTTCCGGCAGGAAGGGCATATTAGCGAAAAGCACGAGATCCCAACCCTCTTGCTGATAACACTTGTTGAAAATGCTTTCAAACATGGTGTTCATGCGACCCGGCATAACTCGCATGTGGATATCCGGATATCGGTTGACAGCGATTCGCTCGAATTTGAGATTATCAACAGTATTCCCAATCAGCCTGCGATGCGGAACAGGCGCTCCGAAAAGGCCGGCGGGATCGGGCTGGCCAATCTGGAAAAGCGGATGAATATTTACTATCCCGGCCAACATCAGTTGATCAAAACCGAGCAGGGCGGTGAATTTAAGGTATTGATCAGGCTGCCGTTAAATAGTTAA
- a CDS encoding class I lanthipeptide, with protein sequence MKKQATTLAKLSVNKTTVARLTDFFSRDNEKSFTESDTTVNTTLMCKGLTLLRW encoded by the coding sequence ATGAAAAAACAAGCTACTACCCTCGCAAAACTCTCTGTCAACAAAACTACAGTAGCCCGCCTTACCGACTTTTTTTCAAGGGACAACGAAAAGTCTTTCACAGAGTCAGATACTACGGTCAATACCACCCTCATGTGCAAAGGACTTACGCTGCTTAGATGGTAA
- a CDS encoding LytR/AlgR family response regulator transcription factor, producing the protein MNSNTTRKISCLIIDDEEPAHEVLKFLIAKIPWLVCVGSCYNAIDALEIIPESKPDILFLDVNMPELTGLDLLSIVQAPNSHVIMTTAYPQYAVDGFTFDVTAFLLKPIGFDRFLKAVTKVRRLVTGNQSPDEKIPATAGDEVSGPEPLQVDQSAPNKPSLQPANDGRDENAVQEEYMWIRADRKMYCVWFKDIYFIEGLKDYVKVHYSNGVLVTLASMATMMNRLPSPPFVRTHRSYIVNRNSIKVIEGNMITMLNGMKVSIAVSPTRDEVFKQLTEK; encoded by the coding sequence ATGAATTCAAATACGACAAGAAAAATCAGTTGTTTGATCATTGACGACGAGGAACCTGCTCATGAAGTGCTCAAATTCCTGATTGCGAAAATTCCCTGGCTGGTTTGTGTGGGGAGCTGTTACAATGCGATCGACGCACTGGAAATAATTCCGGAAAGCAAGCCGGATATTCTTTTCCTGGACGTCAATATGCCCGAACTGACTGGCCTCGACCTGTTGAGCATTGTGCAGGCGCCCAATTCGCACGTGATCATGACCACCGCTTATCCCCAGTATGCAGTGGATGGATTTACCTTTGATGTTACCGCTTTCCTATTAAAACCCATTGGTTTCGACCGTTTTCTGAAAGCTGTTACCAAAGTACGCCGTTTAGTTACCGGTAATCAGTCGCCTGATGAAAAGATACCTGCGACAGCCGGAGATGAGGTTTCTGGGCCTGAACCGTTGCAGGTGGATCAGTCCGCGCCCAACAAGCCGTCATTACAGCCAGCAAACGACGGGCGGGACGAAAACGCAGTCCAGGAAGAGTATATGTGGATCAGGGCTGACCGAAAAATGTATTGCGTCTGGTTCAAAGACATTTATTTCATCGAGGGGCTGAAAGATTATGTAAAAGTGCATTATTCCAACGGCGTGCTGGTTACGCTGGCTTCCATGGCCACGATGATGAACCGCCTGCCCTCACCGCCATTTGTCAGGACACACCGATCCTATATTGTCAACCGGAACAGTATTAAGGTGATCGAAGGAAATATGATCACGATGCTGAATGGAATGAAAGTCTCTATTGCCGTGTCGCCGACCAGGGATGAGGTTTTCAAACAGTTGACGGAAAAATGA
- a CDS encoding DUF6734 family protein has translation MNAVQTFWAPELPADQIRGGWLDARFHFMGWALSASLLHQHFPALVLHTDQTGKHILADLLELPYSEVHLTQEGLGDLYSKEWWVLRKISSYAQPDAPFLHVDGDAFLWNGLPDTLSGKPVIAQNDQSGFPCYEIAIKQFTEAGIPLPHFFNGQAGPYKAVNMGITGGTNHTFFKAYVEEVKSFFNQYLSNPIPGMAHYGYLNTLIEEAFFRHYADYCQQPVTELIPVRQDGGYGALANCMDESFGLTHLIGTNKKDIYYCKQVEFQLKKRFPKTFQKVVRLIEKSWNKTTAFTFPDNPIFIESNLMIRQTDPEVTVDNKNWRSLETRYRKAGKNELSAIIRFEYEKHALFRDLLSKSEELRQRQEESYAALNQNLRLSPDTILTVNERIPVMHFSYPGKTGTYYLATVYDFGFGYHHIAHRPLDDLAIFIIASSKDPITIAALTKLLTDKTQKSVAPDQREKLLRKLDLKIKELLFLGLLEFPIEPETLPARHKAKEAAGV, from the coding sequence ATGAATGCTGTACAAACTTTCTGGGCCCCGGAGCTTCCGGCAGATCAAATTCGGGGCGGCTGGCTGGATGCCAGGTTTCACTTTATGGGCTGGGCTTTAAGTGCTTCCCTGCTCCACCAGCACTTCCCTGCACTCGTATTGCATACGGACCAGACCGGGAAGCACATTCTGGCCGACCTGCTGGAACTGCCGTACAGCGAAGTGCATCTGACTCAGGAAGGTCTGGGTGATTTGTATTCCAAAGAGTGGTGGGTTTTGCGTAAAATTAGCTCCTACGCGCAGCCTGACGCCCCTTTTCTCCACGTCGACGGAGACGCTTTTCTGTGGAACGGTTTGCCGGACACCCTGTCTGGAAAGCCCGTTATTGCACAAAATGACCAGAGCGGATTCCCATGTTATGAAATCGCCATAAAGCAGTTTACCGAGGCAGGTATTCCGTTACCGCACTTTTTCAATGGTCAGGCAGGCCCGTACAAGGCGGTGAACATGGGCATCACGGGAGGTACAAACCATACTTTCTTCAAGGCGTACGTCGAAGAGGTGAAATCGTTTTTTAACCAATACCTCTCAAATCCTATCCCTGGAATGGCCCATTATGGTTACCTGAATACGCTGATAGAAGAAGCGTTTTTCCGGCATTATGCGGATTATTGCCAGCAGCCGGTCACTGAGCTTATTCCAGTCAGACAGGATGGCGGATATGGCGCGCTGGCTAACTGCATGGATGAGTCTTTTGGCCTTACCCATCTGATTGGCACTAACAAAAAGGATATCTATTACTGCAAGCAGGTTGAATTTCAATTAAAAAAACGCTTCCCAAAGACATTTCAGAAAGTGGTCCGGTTGATCGAAAAATCGTGGAACAAGACGACAGCATTTACTTTTCCTGACAATCCGATTTTCATAGAGAGTAACCTGATGATCAGGCAAACTGATCCCGAAGTGACCGTCGATAACAAGAACTGGCGGAGTCTTGAAACACGCTACCGCAAGGCAGGGAAAAACGAGCTTTCGGCCATCATCCGATTTGAATATGAAAAGCATGCGCTCTTCAGGGATTTGCTATCAAAAAGCGAAGAACTCAGGCAGCGCCAGGAGGAAAGTTATGCTGCACTCAACCAGAACCTCAGATTAAGCCCGGACACGATATTGACTGTTAATGAGCGAATTCCCGTCATGCATTTTTCATACCCCGGAAAAACCGGCACGTATTATCTCGCCACGGTATACGATTTCGGGTTCGGATATCACCACATTGCGCATCGCCCGCTGGACGACCTTGCTATTTTTATTATAGCTTCTTCCAAAGACCCCATCACGATTGCCGCCCTCACCAAATTACTGACCGACAAGACGCAAAAATCCGTGGCTCCCGATCAACGCGAGAAGCTGTTGCGCAAACTGGATCTGAAAATCAAGGAATTGTTGTTTCTGGGGTTACTGGAGTTCCCGATCGAACCCGAAACCTTACCTGCCCGCCATAAAGCAAAAGAAGCTGCCGGCGTATGA
- a CDS encoding radical SAM protein: MSPRKGLNGLVVKIASRCNLNCSYCYMYNMGDESYRQLPKIMTDAVVDQLIERTARHCEDFKLRDFEFILHGGEPLLAGKPFLTRFVEKAKKRFEAKRMKLRIGIQTNGVLLDEAWCKLLSASSINIGISIDGPAGWHDKYRKDHQLNGTHAKTLLGLRAAQNEKCKVGVLSVMDASSDPRSMYEYFNQLGIDDLDFLWPDHNYEKLPELYIRRSRAPGYTPFGDWWIRLFDCWFADRFSKPRIRFLNQVILMILGRDAGFESIGQEENRYLIVETDGGIEASDYLKACGDGFTKEGLNVGNHEFSEAFDTPLMKMHRQSHQVMSETCMQCKIREVCGGGHIAHRFGNGNGFDNPSIYCFDLMKLLTHIQNTLLGQLSAKTIREAGLVEMSYEDVLESINMHNC; the protein is encoded by the coding sequence ATGTCTCCCCGGAAAGGCCTTAACGGATTGGTTGTCAAGATAGCCAGCCGTTGTAATCTCAACTGTTCCTATTGTTACATGTATAACATGGGCGACGAAAGTTACAGGCAATTACCGAAAATCATGACAGACGCTGTTGTGGATCAGCTGATCGAGCGCACAGCAAGGCATTGCGAAGATTTTAAGCTGAGGGACTTCGAGTTTATCCTGCACGGTGGCGAGCCATTATTGGCTGGAAAGCCATTCCTTACCAGGTTTGTCGAAAAGGCGAAAAAGCGATTTGAGGCGAAACGAATGAAGTTAAGGATCGGCATTCAAACGAATGGCGTGCTCCTTGACGAAGCGTGGTGTAAATTATTAAGTGCTTCATCAATAAACATCGGGATCAGTATTGACGGTCCGGCAGGGTGGCATGACAAGTATCGTAAGGACCATCAGCTGAACGGTACCCATGCCAAAACCCTGCTGGGCCTTCGTGCTGCCCAAAACGAAAAATGTAAGGTAGGTGTGCTTTCGGTGATGGATGCCAGCTCGGATCCCAGGAGCATGTACGAGTATTTCAATCAACTGGGTATCGACGATCTTGATTTTCTATGGCCTGACCACAATTATGAGAAGCTCCCCGAATTGTACATTCGAAGGTCACGGGCGCCAGGTTATACCCCTTTTGGTGATTGGTGGATACGCCTGTTTGACTGTTGGTTTGCTGACCGGTTCAGCAAGCCGAGGATCAGATTTCTGAATCAGGTCATATTGATGATTTTAGGAAGGGACGCTGGCTTTGAAAGTATCGGACAAGAGGAAAACCGGTATCTGATCGTCGAAACTGATGGCGGAATAGAGGCTTCTGATTACCTGAAAGCGTGTGGCGATGGCTTTACGAAAGAAGGGCTTAATGTCGGGAACCACGAATTTTCGGAAGCATTCGATACACCTTTGATGAAAATGCACCGGCAAAGCCACCAGGTTATGTCGGAGACGTGCATGCAGTGCAAGATAAGGGAAGTGTGCGGGGGCGGGCATATTGCGCATCGCTTTGGCAACGGCAATGGGTTCGACAACCCTTCGATCTACTGTTTTGATCTGATGAAGCTTTTGACGCACATTCAAAACACGCTTCTGGGGCAACTATCGGCAAAAACCATTCGTGAAGCAGGGTTGGTTGAGATGTCTTACGAGGACGTTTTGGAAAGTATTAACATGCATAATTGCTAA